From the genome of Syntrophorhabdaceae bacterium:
AGATGGAGAGATAATAGCTGGTGAGCCGTCAACTGTAATTAGATTGATCGATGATAATATAGAGGTATTAAGAGAGGGAAAAGGGTCTCTTACTCAACTTCGCCTGCAGGAATAGGATTGTCCATATCATTGGAATCCATGGCCTCTTCCATAGACTGTTTGAAATCTTCGCCTAGTTCATCTCCTAATTCACTTCCCATCCTCTTCATAAATCTCTCTATGCTCTTGGGGTCATTTTCGTCAAGGCCTGATAGCTTTGATGGATCGAGGAGGCTTTCCATCCTTTTTTCCTCGCTCTTTATAACCGCCACCCTTGAGATTATACGCTCCACATCCTTATCTCCACAAACCTTGCAGAAAGGCTCAAGCTCTTCTGTTACCCTGAGGAGTAAAAAAGACGATATTTTTTTACATCTTTTGCAACGATATTCATATATAGGCATCTCAAAACCTTTTCAAATGATTATAATCAGTAAAGAT
Proteins encoded in this window:
- a CDS encoding zinc ribbon domain-containing protein; its protein translation is MPIYEYRCKRCKKISSFLLLRVTEELEPFCKVCGDKDVERIISRVAVIKSEEKRMESLLDPSKLSGLDENDPKSIERFMKRMGSELGDELGEDFKQSMEEAMDSNDMDNPIPAGEVE